In Aspergillus nidulans FGSC A4 chromosome II, the genomic stretch CGGAGGCTCCTTGAAGCCGTTGGCCTGGCTGGTGTGCACTAGAGAACTAGGTAGTCACCCGCTGTCCAAAGGCCTGGGGGGCTTTGGCTGGAATCCTGCAGCAATCCTCGCATGGGGAGCTCGTCCCGAGAAAGAAACTAAAGAAGAATCAGTTTCAGGGCCGTTTGCGCCATGAGTGTCCACCTTTAGATCTCATCCTGGTACCCACTGAGGCCCACTCACTTCGTCTATTCCATTCCTAGTGCACGGGAGCTTCCAGTAATCCGCGTGGCGACGACCGGTATATCCTCCTGCGGAGCTGCTGTCCGAGGTATTCCCCATTGTGGACAAATTGTTCATCACTAGTATCACGTCCCTGTCCCTGCGCCGGATTATATACCTGGCCTTGTCCTGGAAACTTATCTCCAACGGGGTTCCAGGCCCTGATTGACTGCCTGGATTGAGGCCGGCCACCTGTCTACTCGTTCCTTCCAAGACTCTTCATTTTGTTCACGTTCTCTACAATACACCAACTCTGCCCAACGAAGAACAAAAGGAGCAAAGGTATGTACTTCTACGTGACTTGGTATTCACTCAAGGCTATGCCCGCATATCTGTTTATTCTCTTGGCTAACCTTGCGCGTGTTTTCCAGGTTGTCTAAGGGTTGGCTAGGGCTTAGCCCAGGCTCTCACCCATTCGCCTGAGTGCCTCATCAAGCTATTGATAGAGACCCACGGCGACGTTCTCAAAAACGTGTTCTCTGCCGGCTAAAGGCTCGGCGCTTGCAAAGACGGCATTCGTCtataaaacgaaacgaacGCCATGTCGTCGGCCTACTATATTGGACCCTTCGGGCGTATGTTACCTATTGCCGATGGTCCCGCGGAGCAAGAACCGGATCGTCCAGCTAACCTATCAGTTCCGGGATCCCATCCATATCAACTTCCACCGCCTCGTACTTCAGCACCATTACAGTTTGGAACAGATCCATTCTTACGTCCACGAAATCGAGCCGACAGGCTAgacgagagagaagagcCTTCCGTTTACTCGAGCAGTCATGGGTACCAGCAAACGAACGAGCAGCTTCCCTCTGTCAGTCAACTTCTTACACCTACCGCGCAATTAAGCCGGTCGCCATCACCATATAACCCAAGTGCTTTTGGGATCTACTTGGCGCCACACGAGCCTGGAGAATCA encodes the following:
- a CDS encoding uncharacterized protein (transcript_id=CADANIAT00004218), which codes for MGNTSDSSSAGGYTGRRHADYWKLPCTRNGIDEFLSRDELPMRGLLQDSSQSPPGLWTAGDYLVL